AAGGTACCCCACTGCCAATAGTCCCACGACACCCGCAATGCCGATTGTGCGCAGCACCCATGGGTTCGTCGGCTTGCGTCGAGAGGGGATATCGCTGGACTCAACACTCACAGGCACCTCGGCCTTGCGTGGTTTTGCTGCAGCCGGTGCGCGACCGAACGCGCGGGCGAGGAATCCTGGCCGTTCTTCAGCCTCTACAGGCGCAGCAGTTGCCGCCGCAGTTGCAGTGGCAGCACTGAGAGGAGCGGCAGTCTCAAGCTCGCTCAACCAAGAATGGTCGACGGCTGAATCGTCGACACCAGTGACCTCGGGGGCCACAGAAACCGCAGGCCGCAAATCTGCCACATCGGGAGGCGGCGGCGGTGGCACGCTTGGCTCAGTCACTTGTACGTCCGCATCGACAGTGCTTTGTACCGACATGCTCACTCCTTGGCGGACGCCTTCGGCTGAGGCGAAGTGCTAGGGCTGACGATGGGCTCAAGGCGCCGAGGCTTGGCTGCGTTGGCCAGGGTGAACCAAACGCGGCGAGTGATGTGGTCGGTGTGCCAGCGCCATGCTGTGCCCACCAGCACATTCAGAACGTCTTGAACAGAAAACGGGCCCAGCGTGCGCTGAGCCTCGGGCAGCGGCAGACCGAGAAAGCGCCGCGCATCGGAAGTCAGTGATTGGGAATCCACCAGGGCATAGCCCGTACGAAGCAGCGTGTACTCGATGGCTTCGCCAACGGTGGTCACCTGTTCGCGCGGGAATGTGAGCTGGGCCACCAGGGCCAGCGGCTCATTCAGATGCGGCTGCGGCAGGGCTTCGGCAGTGGTGTAGCGGCCCAACTGCAGGCGTTTGTTGCCATCAACAAGCTGAGGGGTGGCCTGGGCTGAGGCCATGGCCAGCAAAGCCATGCTGGCAAAGAATCTGGGCATGCGGGTCATGGACCGTAGGAACTCCGTAAAAAGAACCCGGACCACAACCAAGAGGAGGTGTGCGAAGAAGATCAGTGGCCCGGGGGTGTCGACGCAATGCGTCAGTCGCCGAGCCGAATGTTCTTAGAGCTGCCGCTTTGTCGCCAGCGGAAACCGTGCGTTACATACCTAACGGTTAACGCTTGACACGAAAGAAAATAAATGGTAGGTAATTAAATGGTGTAAAGGATGGCGAGCGTCAGGGGCCGCTCGCATACGGGACAAACGGTTTTACTGGGTACAGGGCCTATCCAAAGGGCGCGCATGCTCCTAAAAATTTAGGAGCATGCGCAAAGGATTCACTGGTACAGGGAAAGGGCATATACGGGCAACAGGCAAAAGCCCCTGGCCTCGGGGAGGCCAGGGGCTTTTGAAAGGGAAGCCCTTCGCGATCTCAGAATAGGAGAATCTGCGCGCGGCTAATGATTAATGTTTCTTATAAAACCCGTTTGGATTCATTCTGTTGTAATACCATTCTTCCATCTTTTGCGAACTTGTCTTTCCATCTAGTGGCCGCGCTACACCTGCTCCTCCGAAAAACCAAATTAATCCACCAATAAACAATATCGGAGCAACAATGAGGGAAATCATCAATAACACCGGGACCTGAATTAATGAACAGATGAGTCCAAATCCAATTGTGGTGGCAACACAATTGACAAATAGAAGCCAAATCATGATGGATATACTTGCGAGAATTAATGCAGCTGCAATCGCAAGATCAAAGCTGATTTGACTTCTATTTTTTGGAGTCAAGTAAAGTCCAATCAATAGCAAAGAAGAAGAGACCAAAGATATATAAAATATCTGCTTGGAAAAAAATGAGTAATCAAATTTCTTCAAGCTGTACCAGTTTAAGGCCAGTGAGATAGATGCTAGAGTAATTGTGCCTCCAGCAATCATATGCACCATCTGAATTTTCATAGGTTAGTCTTCATTATTATCTGTAATTAAACTAGCCATAAATGAAGCTAATCATTGCTCAGTGGCGAACGGACATACTTCAGATCCTTTGCTACGAGACGATATTGCATTTTTTTCAGCTGCACAGTGTCTTGAGAGTATGGGTGTTTGAATGGCGCTTCAAAGTGAAGCGCTTGGTCCCACTCCGTGCTTCCTTCTTTGAAACCAACTTGGCTTAGCGTATGTACAGCCGCGCTGACAGGTAGCTCAGCACCAGCGTCCTGTCCATTGAGCAGGACATGGTAGTAGAACTCGCCAAGTGAGCGTATCGGCGTGGGAGCCTCTGCGGATGAAGTCGGCTTTACGCTCGGCTGCACGCCATGCATCATCATCAATCGGCCGATCTCAAATAATATTCCTGGTTCTTCTCTTGAAGGTTCTGAGAGAATATAACCATCGTGCGACCGTACAAAAGCCGTTCCGTCATAGTAGACGTGCGGATACAGTGGAGTCAGGTCACGAAAATCCGAAGAGTCTATATAACCTTCTACATTGGCAATTCCCGCAGTCAAGGAGTGATTGCCTCCATGAACAATTCCAATCCCTATTGGGAGCAGTACCGCCACGCGATGATTTTTGTCTTGCCTCCAAGCACCCTCTAATTTTCCGAAGCCAATATTTGCCAGAGCTTTTGCCAAGTCATCTCGACGCCTCGGAGTTGCCAGCACTGGGTCAATACCGAGACGCAATCTGTAAATTTGATTAGTGCGCCGCGGTGATATGTCATTGGCAGACTCGCGGTTAATGGAAATAGCCTGGTCCTCCTCGAAAAAGAAAGCGCCGAAGTTGTCTTTCCTTTTGACTGTATGGGACTCGGCATATGCGGCAGCGGTAGTTGTCATCGCCTGTAATGGTGCCGCGACCAATCGAACCAAGGTGCTAAGACTCTTCGGGTCACGCGTGGCAATATCGTTTGCCAACTCCATCACGTGTTGAAAGCGCAGAGTACGCTCCGTAATTTTCCCCTTGCTTGGCAAGATAATACTCAGCATGCGATAGATCAGGGATTCTTGTGGCCGTGAGTCAGTCGATTTAGAAATAGGAACGAGCATCTGGTTCTGGCAAAAATCATTCGGTCAGGGAAAGTATGCTTCTAAATTGTAGCAATATGTTACGCTCCTAGCATATCTATGGCAGAAGTTCAAGCGAAAAGCCTCCGATCATCACCGCAGGGTTTCGCGCTGACAGGTGAGGGTGCACTAGGTACGGTTGCGCCCCATGGACGACCTCGCCCGCGCACCGCACCTACATAGTCAGCACATCCAGCAGAGAGCCAACAGTGATCCACCATTTCTAGGCCGAGATCCGCTTGATCGAGGCTGCTCGATATTCGCTATCGCAGACAGCTTGCAACTGCTGGGCCTTGCCAGCAAAACGAACCCGCTCATGCGTTGGTTAAGTCGCTTCGAGGGGCTGGAGCAGCATCTGGAGGAGGAGCTTGACCCAATCTTCTGCGTGCGCTCAATCCTGCTGCAGCTGGTTGCTGACCATCCCAAGATGCCGCATGTGCCCAAACCTCAGCAAGAGAAGAACTGGCACAGCTTCGTCTTGCGAGTCGTGGCGCAGCCGTTCGTGCACACATGTGGCGACTGGGGCCGCGACGGCATCGCCTCACGCATCAAATGGAACCCGCTGCAGCAGAGTTTCATGGACTTCCTCGCGCTGGGCCAGCCTGGGGAGGAGCTGTCTATCTGGACACCCACCGATGGCAAGTCAGCCCGTGCCCAGCACTTCGCTCGAATCCTGCTCCAAGAGGAGTGCGCGTGAAGAGTATTGCTTCAAAGTTGCTTGCCATGGTGCCCTGGAGCAAGGCCAAGCCCGTGCAGTCTGCGCCTGCAGGCCCGCTGCCGCTGCCGCTGCCCGACGCGCCAGTATCGACGGGCGCTCAAGATCTGCCACTCAAACCAGACGAGATCCACATCGCGGGCAGTGAGCCCGGATGGTTGCGCGTGCTCAATGCCCAGCAGCTGCTGGCCACGGTCCGCGCAGAGCGGGCTATCACCCAGATCTGGAGCCAGTCGCACCAGTCCCAGGCCATTTGGGAACGGGACCTGCTGCCAGCGATTCGACGGTACGCCGAGTTCGTGCAGCTCATGCCGGCCTCCGAAGCGCACCACCACGCCCACGCAGGCGGCCTGCTGTCGCACACCATCGAAATGCTGCTTGCGGCCATGACCTGGCGCAATGCCCATCTGCTGCCAGGCGGAAGCCAGATCGAGATCGTTGACGCCCAGCGCGATCAGTGGACCTATGTGGTGTTCTTCTGCGCCCTGCTGCATGACATCGCCAAGCCGATGACCGACCTGCGTATCGCGTGGCGTCCAGTCGGCGAGAACGATCCAATCCGTTGGGCACCTGCAGGCGGAAGCCTGTCTCAGATCGCTGGCCAACGTACTGCCGAGTACCTAGTGGACTTTGCGCCCAAGGGGCAGCGCGATTACAGCGCCCATGCCAAGCTGGCCCAGTTGCTGCTACCCCGCATTGCGCCAGAAAGTGCGCTGCGATTCCTGGCGCACACGCCCACAGCCTTGGATGCCCTGGAGCAATACCTCACCGGCCAGGACAAGGACAGTCTCGTTGCCAAGATCGTCAAGCGGGCCGACCAGCTATCCACACAGCGAGCCTTGCAAAAAGGCTCCAAGGCTCGCTTCGCCACGGCCAAGGCCGTGCCTCTCATCGAGCTGCTGATGCAGTCCATGAGGACCATGCTCCAAGCTGGCACACAGCTCCCCCTGAATCGCAACGGTGCGGCAGGTTGGGTGTT
This window of the Comamonas testosteroni genome carries:
- a CDS encoding DUF6710 family protein; amino-acid sequence: MLSIILPSKGKITERTLRFQHVMELANDIATRDPKSLSTLVRLVAAPLQAMTTTAAAYAESHTVKRKDNFGAFFFEEDQAISINRESANDISPRRTNQIYRLRLGIDPVLATPRRRDDLAKALANIGFGKLEGAWRQDKNHRVAVLLPIGIGIVHGGNHSLTAGIANVEGYIDSSDFRDLTPLYPHVYYDGTAFVRSHDGYILSEPSREEPGILFEIGRLMMMHGVQPSVKPTSSAEAPTPIRSLGEFYYHVLLNGQDAGAELPVSAAVHTLSQVGFKEGSTEWDQALHFEAPFKHPYSQDTVQLKKMQYRLVAKDLKYVRSPLSND